Proteins found in one Lates calcarifer isolate ASB-BC8 linkage group LG8, TLL_Latcal_v3, whole genome shotgun sequence genomic segment:
- the cish gene encoding cytokine-inducible SH2-containing protein, which produces MILCVPGPRALLPGALSTDVPQGMRAGTVHSTPCLQSTPPVWDPAKDLRAIASNFCYLENSGWYWGAVTAAQAHAALQEASEGAFLVRDSSHPMYMLTLSVRTARGPTSIRIQYSGARFLLDSSSPARPSLSSFPSVPSLVQHYMGPERKAEEGKLEVEAPSKPSQQTAQEASVVLKLKRAVYKPQGLPSLQHLTRLIINRHSDCPDQLPLPRPLLRYIQDYPFKV; this is translated from the exons ATGATTCTTTGTGTGCCAGG TCCTAGAGCTCTTCTGCCCGGTGCTCTGTCCACTGACGTCCCACAGGGCATGCGGGCGGGAACTGTACACTCTACCCCTTGCCTACAGAGCACCCCTCCAGTATGGGACCCTGCAAAGGACCTGCGGGCGATAGCCAGCAACTTCTGCTATCTGGAAAATTCAG GATGGTACTGGGGAGCTGTGACTGCGGCTCAGGCCCACGCTGCACTTCAAGAGGCGTCTGAAGGAGCTTTTTTGGTACGGGACAGCAGCCACCCCATGTACATGCTGACCCTCTCGGTCAGGACAGCACGAGGCCCCACCAGCATCCGCATCCAGTACAGCGGCGCCCGGTTCCTGCTCGACTCCAGCTCCCCGGCCCGGCCCAGCCTGTCGTCCTTCCCCAGCGTGCCTAGCCTGGTGCAGCACTACATGGGACCAGAGAGGAAGGCGGAGGAAGGGAAGCTGGAGGTGGAGGCCCCCTCCAAACCCTCTCAGCAGACAGCTCAGGAGGCGTCCGTGGTGCTAAAACTGAAGCGGGCTGTGTACAAGCCCCAGGGCCTCCCCTCTTTACAGCACCTCACACGCCTCATCATCAACAGACACTCTGACTGCCCTGACCAGTTACCACTCCCGAGGCCTCTGCTGCGTTACATACAGGACTATCCCTTCAAGGTATGA